Proteins encoded by one window of Superficieibacter sp. HKU1:
- a CDS encoding SDR family oxidoreductase, whose protein sequence is MKKIAIVGLGWLGMPLALSLTARGWQIAGSKTTSDGVEAARMCGIDSYLLRLEPELVCETDDLDALMNVDALVITLPARRSGPGEDFYFQAVQEIVDSALAYQVKRIIFTSSTSVYGNASGVIKENAPREPVTASGRVLKELEDWLHHLPGTSVDIVRLAGLVGPGRHPGRFFAGKTAPDGQQGVNLVHLEDVVAAITLLLQTPKGGHIYNICAPQHPSRAVFYPQMARQLGLEPPVFTSGAEENKGKLIDGSRICHELGFDYQFPDPLVMPME, encoded by the coding sequence GTGAAAAAGATCGCAATTGTCGGTTTAGGATGGCTGGGGATGCCGCTGGCGCTTTCACTCACGGCGCGAGGATGGCAGATCGCCGGCAGTAAAACCACGTCCGATGGGGTTGAGGCCGCGCGGATGTGCGGGATCGACAGTTATCTGCTGCGCCTGGAGCCGGAACTGGTCTGCGAGACTGACGATCTTGACGCGTTAATGAACGTTGACGCGCTGGTAATCACGTTGCCCGCCCGCCGCAGCGGACCGGGTGAAGACTTCTATTTCCAGGCGGTGCAGGAAATCGTCGACAGTGCGCTGGCGTACCAGGTGAAGCGAATTATTTTCACCAGTTCCACGTCAGTGTACGGTAACGCCTCCGGGGTAATAAAGGAGAACGCACCGCGCGAGCCGGTTACCGCCAGTGGCCGGGTGCTTAAGGAGCTGGAAGACTGGTTGCACCATCTGCCGGGAACCTCCGTCGATATCGTGCGTCTCGCCGGGCTGGTTGGGCCGGGGCGTCATCCCGGGCGTTTCTTTGCCGGTAAAACTGCACCGGACGGGCAGCAGGGCGTTAATCTGGTGCATCTGGAAGACGTTGTTGCCGCCATCACGTTACTGCTCCAGACGCCTAAAGGCGGGCATATTTATAATATCTGCGCGCCGCAGCACCCGTCCCGCGCGGTGTTTTATCCGCAGATGGCCCGGCAACTGGGACTCGAGCCGCCGGTATTCACCTCGGGTGCCGAAGAGAATAAAGGAAAACTGATTGATGGCAGCCGGATTTGTCACGAACTGGGCTTTGACTATCAGTTCCCCGATCCGCTGGTTATGCCGATGGAGTAG
- the hisL gene encoding his operon leader peptide has protein sequence MISVQFKHHHHHHHPD, from the coding sequence ATGATCAGCGTTCAATTTAAACACCACCATCATCACCATCATCCTGACTAG
- the hisG gene encoding ATP phosphoribosyltransferase, with amino-acid sequence MLDNTRLRIAIQKSGRLSDDSRELLARSGIKINLHTQRLIALAENMPIDILRVRDDDIPGLVMDGVVDLGIIGENVLEEELLTRRAQGEDPRYFTLRRLDFGGCRLSLATPADEAWDGPAMLDGKRIATSYPHLLKRYLDQKGIAFKSCLLNGSVEVAPRAGLADAICDLVSTGATLEANGLREVEVIYRSKACLIQRDGEMEEGKQQLIDKLLTRIQGVIQARESKYIMMHAPTERLEEVVALLPGAERPTILPLAGDQQRVAMHMVSSETLFWETMEKLKALGASSILVLPIEKMME; translated from the coding sequence ATGTTAGATAACACCCGTTTACGCATAGCTATTCAGAAGTCAGGCCGTCTTAGCGATGATTCACGCGAATTACTGGCCCGCAGCGGCATTAAAATTAACCTGCACACTCAGCGTCTGATTGCGCTGGCGGAAAATATGCCCATCGACATTCTGCGCGTGCGTGATGACGATATTCCGGGGCTGGTGATGGATGGCGTGGTGGACCTCGGGATTATCGGTGAGAACGTGCTGGAAGAGGAACTGCTGACCCGCCGCGCACAGGGCGAAGATCCGCGTTACTTTACCCTGCGCCGTCTCGACTTCGGTGGCTGCCGCCTGTCGCTGGCGACCCCGGCCGATGAAGCCTGGGATGGCCCGGCGATGCTGGACGGCAAACGTATCGCGACCTCGTATCCGCACCTTCTGAAACGCTATCTTGATCAGAAAGGCATTGCCTTTAAATCCTGTCTGCTGAACGGCTCGGTTGAAGTGGCTCCGCGCGCAGGTCTGGCGGATGCGATTTGCGATCTGGTCTCGACCGGCGCGACGCTTGAGGCGAACGGCCTGCGTGAAGTCGAGGTGATTTACCGCTCGAAAGCCTGTCTGATCCAGCGCGACGGCGAAATGGAAGAAGGCAAACAGCAGTTGATTGACAAGCTGCTGACCCGTATTCAGGGCGTGATCCAGGCGCGTGAATCGAAATACATCATGATGCACGCGCCAACCGAGCGTCTGGAAGAAGTGGTCGCCCTGCTGCCCGGCGCGGAACGTCCGACCATTCTGCCGCTGGCGGGCGATCAGCAGCGCGTGGCGATGCACATGGTGAGTAGCGAAACCCTGTTCTGGGAGACAATGGAAAAACTGAAGGCGCTGGGGGCCAGTTCGATTCTGGTGCTGCCGATTGAGAAGATGATGGAGTAA
- the hisD gene encoding histidinol dehydrogenase, protein MSFNTIIDWNSSTPQQQRELLMRPAISASDSITRTVVEILDNVKTRGDAALREYSARFDKTDVSALKVTAQDIADASARLDDDIKQAMAVAVKNITTFHNAQILPAVDVETLPGVRCQQVTRPMDSVGLYIPGGSAPLFSTVLMLATPARIAGCHNVVLCSPPPIADEILYAAQLCGVQNIFNVGGAQAIAALAFGTESVPKVDKIFGPGNAFVTEAKRQVSQRLDGAAIDMPAGPSEVLVIADSGATPDFVASDLLSQAEHGPDSQVILLTPDADMASRVAQAVERQLTTLPRADTARQALSASRLIVAQDLAQCVAISNQYGPEHLIIQTRNARDLVDSITSAGSVFLGDWSPESAGDYASGTNHVLPTYGYTRTCSSLGLADFQKRMTVQELSREGFAALASTIETLAAAERLTAHKNAVTLRMNALKEQEA, encoded by the coding sequence ATGAGCTTTAACACCATCATCGACTGGAACAGCAGCACCCCGCAGCAGCAGCGTGAACTGCTGATGCGCCCGGCGATTTCCGCCTCCGACAGCATTACCCGCACGGTAGTGGAGATCCTCGACAACGTTAAAACCCGGGGCGACGCCGCGCTACGCGAGTACAGCGCCAGATTCGATAAAACCGACGTCAGCGCGCTGAAAGTGACCGCGCAGGACATCGCCGACGCCAGCGCGCGTCTGGATGATGACATCAAACAGGCGATGGCGGTAGCGGTGAAAAACATCACCACCTTCCACAATGCGCAGATCCTTCCCGCCGTGGATGTCGAAACGCTGCCCGGCGTGCGCTGTCAGCAGGTCACGCGCCCGATGGATTCCGTGGGCCTGTACATCCCCGGCGGTTCAGCGCCGCTGTTCTCTACCGTGCTGATGCTGGCGACCCCGGCACGCATCGCGGGATGTCATAACGTCGTACTGTGCTCGCCGCCGCCGATCGCCGACGAAATCCTTTATGCCGCGCAGCTGTGCGGCGTGCAGAACATCTTCAACGTGGGTGGCGCGCAGGCCATCGCGGCGCTGGCGTTCGGCACCGAATCCGTGCCCAAAGTGGATAAAATTTTTGGCCCCGGTAACGCGTTTGTGACCGAAGCCAAACGCCAGGTCAGTCAGCGTCTGGACGGCGCGGCCATCGATATGCCCGCCGGCCCCTCTGAGGTGCTGGTGATTGCCGACAGCGGCGCAACCCCGGATTTCGTCGCCTCCGACCTGCTTTCACAGGCCGAACACGGCCCGGACTCACAGGTGATCCTGCTGACACCGGACGCCGACATGGCGAGTCGCGTGGCGCAGGCCGTTGAACGTCAGCTTACCACCCTGCCACGTGCAGACACCGCGCGTCAGGCACTCTCCGCCAGCCGCCTGATCGTGGCACAGGATTTAGCCCAGTGCGTTGCCATCTCCAACCAGTATGGCCCGGAGCACCTGATTATTCAGACCCGCAACGCCCGCGATCTGGTCGACAGCATTACCAGCGCCGGCTCGGTTTTCCTCGGCGACTGGTCGCCGGAATCCGCCGGTGATTACGCCTCCGGCACCAACCACGTGTTACCGACTTACGGCTATACCCGCACCTGTTCAAGCCTCGGGCTGGCTGATTTTCAGAAACGGATGACCGTCCAGGAGCTGTCGCGCGAAGGCTTTGCGGCGCTGGCGTCGACCATTGAAACGCTGGCGGCGGCTGAACGGCTGACCGCGCACAAAAACGCCGTCACGTTGCGCATGAACGCGCTGAAGGAGCAAGAAGCATGA
- the hisC gene encoding histidinol-phosphate transaminase, with amino-acid sequence MSIEELARANVRELVPYQSARRLGGKGDVWLNANEYPQAVEFQLTAQTLNRYPECQPKAVIENYARYAGVTPQQVLVSRGADEGIELLIRAFCEPGQDAVLFCPPTYGMYSVSAETIGVEYRTVPALEDWQLDLQGIADKLDGVKVIYVCSPNNPTGQIINPQDLRVLLEMTRGKAIVVADEAYIEFCPQASLVGWLSEYPHLVILRTLSKAFALAGLRCGFTLANEEVINLLMKVIAPYPLSTPVADIAAQALSTPGILAMRERVQQILDERQRLIEALQNIPCVEQVFPSETNYILVRITASSAVFKSLWDQGIILRDQNKQPSLSGCLRITVGTREESQRVIDALSAEKV; translated from the coding sequence ATGAGCATTGAAGAATTAGCCCGCGCTAACGTCCGTGAACTGGTTCCTTATCAGTCCGCCCGCCGCCTTGGCGGTAAAGGGGACGTCTGGCTGAACGCCAATGAATATCCGCAAGCGGTGGAGTTCCAGTTGACCGCGCAGACGTTAAACCGTTACCCGGAATGTCAGCCGAAAGCGGTGATTGAAAACTACGCGCGTTATGCTGGCGTCACACCACAACAGGTGCTGGTCAGCCGCGGGGCGGATGAAGGCATTGAACTGCTGATCCGCGCGTTTTGCGAACCGGGTCAGGACGCGGTGCTGTTCTGCCCACCGACCTATGGCATGTACAGCGTCAGCGCCGAGACCATCGGCGTGGAATATCGCACTGTTCCGGCACTGGAAGACTGGCAACTGGATCTCCAGGGCATCGCCGACAAGCTGGACGGCGTGAAAGTGATTTATGTGTGTAGCCCCAACAATCCCACCGGGCAAATTATTAATCCACAGGATCTGCGCGTGCTGCTGGAGATGACGCGCGGCAAGGCAATTGTCGTCGCCGACGAAGCCTATATTGAGTTTTGCCCGCAGGCTTCGCTGGTTGGCTGGCTGAGCGAATATCCGCACCTGGTCATTTTGCGCACCCTGTCGAAAGCCTTTGCGCTGGCCGGGCTGCGCTGCGGCTTTACGCTGGCGAATGAAGAGGTGATTAACCTGCTGATGAAAGTGATCGCCCCCTACCCGCTTTCCACGCCGGTTGCCGACATCGCAGCCCAGGCGCTCAGCACGCCAGGTATCCTCGCTATGCGCGAGCGAGTACAACAGATCCTTGATGAACGCCAGCGCCTGATTGAGGCGCTGCAAAATATCCCCTGTGTGGAGCAGGTATTCCCGTCAGAAACCAACTATATTCTGGTGCGGATCACCGCATCGAGTGCGGTATTTAAATCTTTGTGGGATCAGGGCATTATCTTACGGGATCAGAATAAACAACCCTCTTTAAGCGGCTG